One Aciduliprofundum boonei T469 genomic region harbors:
- a CDS encoding CorA family divalent cation transporter, protein MLRITVEEGDVKENPKFRKDGSKLTLILRLHGFDKEYVSHPVKLTWHEGSDEIILTASRNTIEEVKKFLLRREEPIDVVWSLIQYEYVTLDKLEEKVEKLQNAALHDYSSKLMGEILKVKKTLFKIHRDYMRLRNLLEWSVGKGNERAGEILRDVNELIYGVEYLIDGATTALQLMQNTLSAKMNEVMKILTIIATIMMPLTLITGIYGMNFVNMPEIRWQYGYYYSLALMLAVALLMLYYFKRKRLL, encoded by the coding sequence ATGCTTCGAATAACCGTAGAGGAGGGAGATGTTAAGGAGAATCCAAAGTTTCGAAAAGATGGAAGCAAGCTCACACTGATTTTGAGATTACATGGCTTCGATAAGGAGTATGTGTCCCATCCTGTGAAGCTCACATGGCACGAAGGCTCAGATGAAATTATTTTAACCGCCTCTAGAAATACCATAGAAGAGGTTAAGAAATTCTTGCTCAGGAGAGAAGAGCCAATAGATGTGGTGTGGAGTTTGATCCAGTACGAGTATGTCACTCTGGACAAGCTAGAGGAGAAGGTGGAGAAACTTCAGAATGCGGCTCTGCACGATTACTCAAGCAAACTGATGGGCGAGATTTTGAAGGTCAAAAAGACACTCTTCAAGATTCACAGGGATTATATGCGTCTCAGAAATTTGCTGGAGTGGAGCGTGGGGAAGGGGAACGAAAGGGCTGGAGAGATTTTAAGGGATGTGAACGAACTTATTTACGGTGTTGAGTACCTCATCGATGGTGCAACCACTGCCCTGCAACTAATGCAGAATACCCTCTCTGCCAAGATGAATGAGGTTATGAAAATTCTCACCATAATCGCTACCATAATGATGCCCTTAACTTTGATCACGGGCATATATGGAATGAATTTTGTTAACATGCCTGAGATAAGATGGCAGTATGGCTATTATTACTCTCTTGCGCTCATGCTTGCAGTTGCCCTACTTATGCTCTATTATTTCAAGAGAAAAAGATTACTTTGA
- a CDS encoding transcription initiation factor IIB yields MGDMMAKRPKEEFIKQCPECGSTHLIWDYERGELVCGDCGAVIEDSFIDQGPEWRAFDAEQDEKRARTGAPLTFLSHDKGLATEISWSNKDSYGKRIPHKNRAQIYRVRKWHQRIRVSNAAERNLSVALQELNNVSSKMGLPKDVRETAAIIYRKAVEKNLIRGRSIESIVAASIYAACRKVGMPRTLDEVAKASELNKKKIGRAYRHLTKELNLNLKPTTATSYITQFCSKLHLDKNVVNKAEEIVQQATERGITSGKGPTGVAAAAIYIAANMMNEPRTQKEIAEVAGVTEVTIRNRYKEISSALNVEIPK; encoded by the coding sequence ATGGGTGATATGATGGCAAAGAGACCTAAAGAAGAGTTTATAAAGCAATGTCCAGAGTGTGGCTCCACCCATCTTATATGGGATTATGAGCGGGGAGAGCTGGTGTGTGGAGACTGTGGGGCTGTAATCGAAGATTCGTTTATTGATCAGGGCCCGGAATGGAGAGCATTTGATGCTGAGCAGGATGAAAAGAGGGCAAGAACGGGAGCACCATTAACTTTTTTATCGCATGATAAGGGCCTTGCGACCGAGATATCTTGGAGCAATAAAGATTCTTATGGAAAGAGGATACCGCACAAGAATCGTGCTCAAATTTACCGTGTGCGCAAATGGCATCAGAGGATTCGTGTTAGCAATGCAGCAGAGAGAAACTTGTCTGTGGCTTTGCAGGAATTGAATAATGTATCAAGCAAGATGGGCTTGCCGAAGGATGTTCGCGAAACAGCCGCAATTATATATCGCAAGGCGGTGGAAAAGAACTTGATAAGGGGAAGGAGTATAGAGAGCATAGTGGCTGCAAGCATATATGCAGCGTGCCGCAAGGTTGGAATGCCTCGCACCTTGGATGAAGTTGCAAAAGCGAGTGAGTTGAATAAGAAGAAAATTGGTCGTGCGTATAGGCATCTCACTAAGGAATTGAATTTAAATCTAAAGCCCACTACGGCCACATCCTATATAACTCAATTCTGCAGTAAATTGCATTTGGATAAGAATGTGGTAAATAAAGCCGAGGAAATTGTGCAGCAGGCTACGGAGAGAGGTATAACATCAGGTAAGGGACCTACAGGAGTGGCAGCGGCTGCCATATACATAGCTGCCAACATGATGAACGAGCCAAGGACCCAAAAAGAAATAGCTGAAGTGGCGGGAGTTACAGAGGTCACAATTAGAAATCGCTATAAGGAGATTTCATCAGCGCTCAATGTTGAGATACCCAAGTGA
- a CDS encoding HAAS signaling domain-containing protein — protein sequence MNKDEYLKRIRRALWIIEKDRREEIVKELESEISERLKNGESIEDILKDMPEPSNLKKEYKNLYGFSLSAKFLIVLLPAIISIFTLSVIPFTSHLFYGAPAFLILLAILLFYISSNFGIKIGFAASTISAVLRFLLIYATSFSVALQQGTLLTEGITSLIILIIPLFGKKKK from the coding sequence ATGAATAAGGATGAATATTTAAAAAGGATTCGCCGAGCATTATGGATAATAGAAAAAGATAGAAGGGAGGAGATTGTTAAAGAATTAGAGTCAGAAATTTCTGAGAGATTGAAGAATGGAGAGAGTATTGAAGATATTTTGAAGGACATGCCAGAGCCAAGCAATTTAAAGAAGGAGTATAAGAACCTTTATGGATTTTCCCTTTCTGCAAAATTTTTAATTGTGCTTCTACCAGCAATAATTTCCATCTTCACCCTCTCCGTTATCCCTTTCACCTCGCACCTATTTTACGGCGCTCCAGCGTTTCTAATATTATTGGCAATACTTCTATTTTACATATCATCAAATTTTGGAATTAAAATAGGGTTTGCCGCATCCACAATATCCGCAGTACTTAGATTTCTACTTATTTACGCCACATCATTTTCCGTGGCCCTCCAACAGGGAACTCTCCTAACGGAAGGCATAACTTCTTTAATAATACTAATAATCCCTCTCTTTGGAAAAAAGAAAAAATAA
- a CDS encoding glucose-6-phosphate isomerase, which translates to MLSNYIDLEKGILENYTENVIRRASDMLNFYQDNEALEKMIKNGNPTIYEVYAVTHEGGGELSYAITILHPGKVGNEYFMTKGHYHEKRDRGELYIGLKGNGLLLMQKGEEIRWIEMERGKIVYVPPYFAHRSINTGNGNFVFLAIYPGDAGHDYGSIAEKGFAKIVIEENGNYAVKDNPRWK; encoded by the coding sequence ATGCTCAGCAATTACATTGACTTGGAGAAGGGAATCTTGGAGAATTACACGGAAAATGTGATAAGAAGAGCAAGTGATATGCTAAATTTCTATCAGGACAATGAAGCATTGGAGAAGATGATTAAAAATGGAAACCCAACCATATATGAAGTTTATGCGGTTACTCACGAGGGCGGGGGAGAATTAAGCTATGCAATTACAATTCTTCATCCAGGAAAAGTGGGAAATGAGTACTTTATGACAAAGGGTCATTATCACGAGAAGAGGGACAGGGGAGAATTGTACATAGGACTAAAAGGAAATGGGCTTCTCTTGATGCAAAAAGGAGAAGAGATTAGATGGATCGAGATGGAGAGAGGAAAAATTGTGTATGTACCTCCATATTTTGCCCATAGAAGTATAAATACAGGCAATGGGAATTTTGTATTTTTGGCAATTTATCCTGGAGACGCTGGCCACGATTATGGAAGCATAGCTGAGAAAGGATTTGCAAAGATAGTGATTGAAGAGAATGGAAATTATGCCGTGAAAGATAACCCTAGATGGAAATAG
- the dph5 gene encoding diphthine synthase, producing the protein MLTFVGLGLYNTEDLTIRGKREIEEADIVFGEFYTSRLIGVNPEDLGEALGREIKILSREEVENGKLILKEAKSKNVVLIVAGDPMIATTHVALRVMAEERGIKTKIVHNSSIVTAAPGMLGLQQYKFGRTVSLPFPQENYFPTSAYDFIKINQNLGLHTLILLDINPRPMTANEAMKILLEMEEKKREKIFSKNTLIAVVARAGAPNSLARAGYLGDMINGDFGSPLHTLVLPGKLHFAEAEALVKLAGAPEEILDK; encoded by the coding sequence ATGCTTACATTTGTTGGCTTAGGGTTGTACAACACAGAGGACCTAACGATTCGTGGAAAAAGGGAAATTGAGGAGGCAGATATTGTGTTTGGAGAGTTTTACACTTCCCGATTAATTGGAGTAAATCCAGAGGATTTAGGAGAAGCATTGGGGAGAGAGATAAAAATTTTATCACGGGAGGAGGTGGAAAATGGTAAACTCATACTAAAAGAGGCAAAGAGTAAAAATGTGGTCCTTATCGTAGCTGGAGACCCTATGATAGCCACAACCCATGTGGCATTGAGAGTCATGGCAGAAGAAAGAGGAATAAAAACGAAAATTGTGCACAACTCATCCATCGTCACAGCCGCCCCAGGAATGCTTGGACTGCAGCAATACAAATTTGGAAGAACTGTTTCTTTGCCTTTTCCCCAAGAAAATTATTTCCCCACAAGTGCCTACGATTTCATAAAAATTAATCAAAATTTGGGCTTGCACACTTTAATTCTTCTTGATATAAATCCAAGACCTATGACTGCAAACGAGGCAATGAAAATTCTGCTTGAGATGGAAGAGAAAAAGAGGGAAAAAATATTCTCAAAAAACACTCTAATAGCCGTTGTGGCTAGAGCTGGCGCCCCTAATAGTTTAGCCCGTGCAGGTTACCTTGGTGATATGATTAACGGGGATTTTGGCTCACCTCTCCATACCTTAGTTCTCCCTGGCAAGCTTCATTTTGCAGAGGCAGAAGCGTTGGTGAAATTGGCTGGAGCTCCTGAAGAAATTTTGGATAAATAA
- a CDS encoding PadR family transcriptional regulator: protein MSQLPRELKKGLIELSILGILSRGRKYGLEIIKELDSLSNGFLKIKEGTLYPALHRMEARGLIESEWEIVESGIPRKYYKLTDEGIKKYEEGKKIWKVMVESMNNILGENDE from the coding sequence ATGAGTCAATTGCCAAGGGAACTAAAAAAAGGACTTATCGAGCTAAGCATCTTGGGCATATTATCCAGAGGTAGAAAATATGGATTGGAGATAATAAAAGAGCTTGACTCCCTTTCAAATGGATTTTTAAAAATAAAAGAGGGCACTTTATATCCTGCCTTGCACAGAATGGAGGCAAGGGGCCTGATTGAGAGTGAATGGGAAATCGTTGAGAGTGGAATACCGAGGAAATACTACAAATTGACAGATGAGGGGATAAAAAAATATGAAGAGGGAAAGAAAATTTGGAAGGTTATGGTGGAGAGTATGAATAATATCCTTGGTGAGAACGATGAATAA
- a CDS encoding small multi-drug export protein — translation MIEYIYLFLVAMLPIAELRGAIPLGIYWGLSPILVFIIAIIGNMVPVPLILLFLEGIEKYLRRSEKMARALDWIFERTYKKADEKVRRWEYLALILFVAIPLPGTGAWTGSLIAYLFKFDIKKSMLSIFIGVLIAGLIVLIASLGFLNIF, via the coding sequence ATGATTGAATATATATATCTCTTTTTAGTTGCCATGCTTCCCATAGCCGAATTGAGAGGGGCTATACCACTGGGGATATACTGGGGCTTATCACCCATTTTAGTGTTTATTATTGCGATTATAGGAAATATGGTTCCTGTGCCCCTTATCCTGCTGTTTTTGGAGGGAATAGAGAAGTACTTGCGGAGAAGTGAGAAAATGGCAAGGGCTTTAGATTGGATATTTGAAAGGACCTACAAAAAGGCGGATGAAAAGGTGAGACGGTGGGAATACCTTGCCTTGATTTTGTTTGTTGCAATACCCCTTCCTGGCACGGGTGCTTGGACCGGTAGCTTGATTGCCTATCTTTTCAAGTTTGACATAAAAAAATCAATGCTCTCAATCTTCATAGGGGTATTAATTGCAGGATTGATAGTGCTAATAGCTTCCCTAGGATTTCTTAACATTTTTTGA
- a CDS encoding glycerate kinase: protein MIKNKNSLLLHGDKKIRKVLLEIADRTLEKIGADKIISENVRIENENLIVKNYSLPLNFEKIIVIGFGKAAVPMAKEMESILGNRITKGMINSPYKAKLNRIKVNLASHPYPDARTLQSSQKIIELLEEADENTLVIVLISGGASSLFEIPQRISIEEEKEIIEKVMTAGADIIELNKLRIALSKVKGGKLLNYIAPAKCLSLIISDVIGPPKFVGSGPTYPQKYDISKILKKYGIEINIRKNDDLPIHECKNIILADNTYALKTAKSIAEDMGIRARVSHNKLSGEPRYAAKNILREMGKGLVIWGGETAVKIQSGGIGGRNQELSLYLAKEMKRHMGFICLGTDGIDGPTDAAGGLVDYTSMERIAEKGIDLDKELMAHNSYAVLKKIDDAVFTGYTNTNLADICIGFHP from the coding sequence GTGATAAAAAACAAAAATTCTTTACTATTACACGGAGATAAAAAGATCAGAAAAGTGCTTCTTGAAATTGCAGATAGAACCTTAGAAAAGATAGGGGCAGATAAAATAATCTCCGAGAATGTCAGAATTGAAAATGAGAATTTAATCGTTAAAAATTACTCTCTTCCTTTAAATTTTGAAAAAATCATTGTCATTGGGTTTGGAAAAGCAGCGGTGCCTATGGCAAAAGAGATGGAGAGTATTTTAGGCAATAGAATCACAAAAGGAATGATAAACAGTCCATACAAGGCAAAATTGAATAGAATAAAGGTTAATTTAGCCTCTCACCCATATCCAGATGCAAGAACTTTGCAATCATCTCAAAAGATAATTGAATTACTCGAAGAGGCAGATGAGAATACATTGGTCATAGTGCTGATTTCCGGAGGAGCATCATCCCTCTTTGAAATCCCGCAAAGAATAAGTATCGAGGAAGAAAAAGAAATAATAGAGAAAGTTATGACTGCAGGAGCAGATATCATAGAACTAAATAAACTTCGTATTGCCCTGTCAAAAGTGAAGGGCGGAAAATTGCTAAATTACATTGCCCCGGCAAAATGTCTATCGCTGATAATATCCGATGTAATAGGCCCACCAAAATTTGTAGGCTCGGGTCCAACCTATCCTCAAAAATATGATATTAGCAAAATTCTGAAAAAGTATGGAATTGAAATTAATATAAGAAAAAATGATGATTTGCCCATCCACGAATGCAAAAACATAATTTTAGCTGATAACACCTATGCCTTAAAAACGGCAAAAAGCATAGCAGAAGATATGGGAATAAGAGCAAGGGTATCCCATAATAAACTTAGTGGAGAGCCGAGATACGCTGCAAAGAATATCTTAAGAGAGATGGGCAAGGGATTAGTAATTTGGGGCGGTGAAACAGCCGTGAAAATCCAAAGTGGAGGAATTGGTGGGAGAAACCAAGAACTATCCTTGTATCTTGCAAAGGAGATGAAGAGACATATGGGCTTTATTTGCCTAGGAACAGATGGTATTGATGGCCCTACCGACGCAGCTGGAGGGCTTGTTGATTACACGAGTATGGAGAGAATTGCGGAAAAGGGAATAGATTTAGATAAAGAGTTAATGGCCCACAATTCATATGCAGTTTTGAAAAAGATTGATGATGCCGTTTTCACTGGGTACACAAATACTAATTTAGCAGATATCTGTATAGGTTTCCATCCATAA
- a CDS encoding GMP synthase subunit A, producing MRVYVIDNGGQWTHREWRVLKYLDVDAEIVPNTTPVDKLRDADALVLSGGAPSIAYEKHKLGNQGLYLEELNVPILGICVGAQFIAEHFGGKSSAAKYPEYGKTEIFIDDHDEIFSGLPDSFIAWESHNDEIKELGSELIALAHSKNCRFQAIKHKTKPVYGVQFHPEVQHTEHGEEIFRNFLAMAKR from the coding sequence ATGAGGGTGTATGTGATAGATAACGGAGGCCAGTGGACCCACAGAGAATGGAGGGTTCTGAAGTATTTGGATGTGGATGCAGAGATTGTGCCAAATACAACGCCTGTGGATAAGCTCAGGGATGCAGATGCTTTGGTACTTTCAGGAGGAGCTCCCAGCATAGCATACGAGAAGCACAAGCTTGGTAATCAGGGATTGTACCTTGAAGAGTTAAATGTTCCTATTTTGGGTATATGCGTTGGAGCTCAGTTCATAGCGGAGCACTTCGGAGGAAAGAGCTCAGCAGCTAAGTATCCAGAGTATGGGAAGACGGAGATTTTCATAGACGATCACGATGAGATATTTTCCGGCCTTCCAGACAGTTTCATCGCATGGGAGAGTCACAACGATGAGATAAAGGAATTGGGATCTGAGCTTATAGCCCTGGCTCACTCAAAAAACTGCAGATTTCAGGCGATTAAGCACAAAACAAAGCCAGTATACGGCGTGCAGTTTCATCCGGAGGTTCAGCACACGGAGCACGGAGAGGAAATTTTCCGCAATTTTCTGGCTATGGCAAAGAGATAA
- the ftsZ gene encoding cell division protein FtsZ, whose protein sequence is MKFLKDINAGTSNEVDYTAPEDEELRRLVEKLKVNIKIIGCGGGGSNTINRMMEEGIYGAELIAANTDAQHLLHIRANRKILLGRRRTRGLGAGSNPLVGEDAAREANEELEKLLQGADMVFVTAGLGGGTGTGSAPYVAKLAKEAGALVLSVVTLPFKAEGKLRMENAMWGLERLRRYSDTTIVIPNDKLLELVPRLPLNEAFKVADTVLMITIKGITEILTKPGLVNVDYADLRTVLGSGGVAMVGIGESDSTQDRVKEAVDEAINSPLIDADISDATGALVRIVGDEHMSVTEAQMAVDLVQKKINPMAKIIWGASVDPEMENMVQVLVVLSGVKSPYFIEKGGSLKAAKSMAGETLDADIDVID, encoded by the coding sequence ATGAAGTTCTTGAAAGATATTAATGCTGGCACATCAAATGAAGTGGACTACACCGCTCCAGAGGATGAAGAACTGAGGAGGCTTGTTGAGAAACTTAAAGTGAACATAAAGATCATTGGTTGTGGAGGTGGAGGAAGCAACACAATAAACAGGATGATGGAAGAGGGGATTTATGGTGCTGAGTTAATTGCTGCCAACACTGATGCTCAGCATCTTTTACACATAAGGGCAAATCGCAAAATTTTACTTGGTAGAAGAAGAACCCGAGGCTTAGGAGCGGGCTCAAATCCCCTGGTAGGTGAGGATGCTGCAAGAGAGGCAAATGAAGAACTTGAAAAATTATTGCAGGGTGCAGATATGGTTTTTGTAACAGCAGGCCTGGGAGGAGGAACAGGTACTGGAAGTGCTCCCTATGTGGCAAAACTCGCAAAGGAGGCAGGAGCATTAGTGCTATCCGTAGTCACCTTACCATTCAAGGCAGAGGGTAAATTGAGAATGGAGAATGCAATGTGGGGCCTTGAAAGACTGCGCCGGTATTCTGATACAACAATAGTCATACCAAACGATAAGCTCTTAGAACTCGTTCCAAGATTGCCTTTAAATGAAGCTTTCAAGGTTGCGGATACAGTTTTAATGATCACAATTAAGGGCATAACCGAAATCCTAACAAAGCCAGGTTTGGTTAATGTGGATTATGCTGATCTTCGCACAGTTCTTGGCTCTGGTGGAGTTGCAATGGTAGGGATAGGAGAGAGCGATAGTACCCAAGATAGAGTTAAAGAGGCCGTTGATGAGGCAATTAACTCACCGCTCATAGATGCAGACATAAGCGATGCTACAGGAGCTTTGGTAAGAATTGTGGGCGATGAGCATATGAGTGTTACAGAAGCACAGATGGCTGTTGACCTCGTACAGAAGAAAATAAACCCAATGGCAAAGATCATCTGGGGTGCAAGCGTAGACCCAGAGATGGAAAATATGGTTCAGGTTCTTGTTGTGCTCTCAGGCGTGAAATCTCCTTATTTCATTGAGAAGGGCGGATCTTTGAAAGCGGCAAAGAGTATGGCAGGAGAGACCTTGGATGCGGATATCGATGTAATTGACTAA
- a CDS encoding cupin domain-containing protein — translation MYVSHIDNVPKEKVDMKNEKGEKTTGTWIQWLIREDQGAKNYAMRLFTMEPNAKIAKHHHPWEHEIFVLSGEGIIGAGDKEVKVHAGNFLYIEPDVPHWYRNESDEEFKFLCIIPIRK, via the coding sequence ATGTATGTATCCCATATTGATAATGTACCCAAAGAGAAAGTCGATATGAAAAATGAGAAAGGAGAAAAAACCACAGGCACATGGATTCAGTGGTTAATTAGAGAAGATCAAGGAGCAAAAAATTATGCAATGCGCCTTTTTACAATGGAGCCAAATGCAAAGATTGCCAAGCATCACCATCCCTGGGAGCATGAGATATTTGTACTCAGCGGGGAGGGGATAATAGGTGCAGGAGACAAGGAAGTTAAGGTGCATGCCGGGAATTTCCTCTATATTGAACCAGATGTGCCTCATTGGTACAGAAATGAGAGCGATGAGGAATTTAAATTCCTGTGCATAATTCCCATAAGAAAATGA
- a CDS encoding Ldh family oxidoreductase produces MFEKTVVDENYVRIPREKLFNFVVEIFKRLDVPEEDAKIVADNLIMADMRGIESHGVQRLKRYVDGIKVGAVNVHPNIKVVKESPVFAVLDGDEALGQVVGYKGMKMAIEKAKKVGVGIVGVRNSNHYGIAGYYSYMAAKEDLVGVSMTTSRPLVAHTGAMEKFMGTSPISVAAPVEGSRPFLLDMATSVVPSGKIEVYRRKNKPVPGDWAISTETGEIIHDPNEILSPKGTILPLGGLGEISGGHKGYGLGAIVDILAGILNGATWSKHVGGTSDKHSDVGHFFMAIDPGAFGDKEEFKKNMRKFMEELKNAKKHPKFERIWVHGEKGFLTYEAREKLGVPIYKKVLDEMNAIADELGVQKLP; encoded by the coding sequence ATGTTTGAGAAAACAGTAGTTGATGAAAATTATGTGAGAATACCTAGAGAGAAGCTTTTTAACTTCGTTGTGGAGATTTTCAAGCGCTTGGATGTGCCAGAGGAAGATGCAAAGATTGTGGCAGACAATCTAATCATGGCAGATATGCGTGGAATAGAGAGTCATGGAGTTCAAAGATTAAAGCGCTATGTGGATGGAATTAAAGTGGGTGCTGTGAATGTACATCCTAATATAAAAGTGGTGAAGGAGAGCCCAGTTTTTGCAGTGCTTGATGGAGATGAAGCACTAGGCCAGGTTGTGGGCTATAAGGGAATGAAAATGGCTATTGAAAAAGCGAAGAAAGTGGGTGTCGGTATAGTTGGTGTTAGGAATAGCAATCACTACGGCATAGCTGGCTATTATTCTTATATGGCTGCAAAGGAAGACCTTGTAGGCGTGAGCATGACAACATCTCGCCCATTGGTTGCTCATACTGGGGCCATGGAGAAGTTTATGGGAACGAGTCCAATATCCGTTGCTGCTCCTGTAGAAGGTAGCAGACCATTCTTGCTTGATATGGCTACCAGCGTAGTGCCAAGTGGAAAGATAGAAGTATATAGGCGCAAGAATAAACCTGTGCCTGGGGATTGGGCAATAAGTACGGAGACTGGTGAAATAATTCATGATCCAAATGAGATTCTAAGTCCCAAGGGAACAATTTTGCCTCTAGGAGGTCTCGGCGAAATAAGTGGAGGCCATAAGGGATATGGGCTTGGGGCTATAGTGGATATCCTTGCAGGCATATTGAATGGAGCAACATGGAGTAAGCATGTGGGAGGCACAAGCGATAAGCATAGTGATGTTGGACACTTCTTTATGGCCATAGATCCGGGTGCATTTGGAGATAAGGAAGAGTTCAAGAAGAATATGAGGAAATTTATGGAGGAGTTAAAGAATGCCAAAAAGCATCCCAAGTTTGAGCGTATATGGGTGCATGGAGAGAAAGGATTCTTGACCTATGAGGCTAGAGAGAAGTTAGGCGTACCTATATACAAGAAAGTTCTTGATGAAATGAATGCAATAGCAGACGAATTGGGAGTTCAAAAACTTCCGTAG
- the queF gene encoding preQ(1) synthase, translated as MEFPKIETAQYEYPETKEVVEYIYPELTAVCPQTGLPDYYILRILYEPDKKLPELKSLKMYLIAYRNFGIWHEHLANKILDDFKSAVEPRWVYVELYVNNRGGIYTTVRRFWSREDGDSVEKAIKNAKMHPHLKF; from the coding sequence ATGGAATTTCCCAAGATAGAGACAGCGCAGTACGAGTATCCCGAAACTAAAGAGGTTGTAGAGTACATCTATCCTGAATTGACGGCAGTTTGCCCCCAAACTGGCTTACCGGATTATTATATTCTCCGCATCCTATACGAGCCTGATAAAAAACTACCTGAACTTAAATCGTTAAAGATGTACCTTATTGCCTATCGCAACTTTGGAATCTGGCACGAACACCTTGCAAATAAAATTTTAGATGATTTCAAGAGCGCTGTAGAGCCGAGGTGGGTGTATGTTGAACTCTATGTGAATAATCGTGGTGGAATATATACAACGGTGAGAAGATTTTGGAGCAGAGAAGATGGAGATAGCGTAGAGAAGGCCATAAAAAATGCTAAAATGCACCCGCATCTCAAATTCTAA
- a CDS encoding OsmC family protein translates to MAKVTMRHIEGMRFVGETDEHSIILESAYLGEQKGPAPMEALLMSLGGCTGMDVVAILRKMRDEPKKFEIEIEGETAQEHPKVYTKVHLKYIFWGVEYEKAKKAVELSQNRYCPVSATLKRGGTEVTYEIIIKD, encoded by the coding sequence ATGGCAAAGGTGACTATGAGACATATTGAAGGAATGCGATTTGTTGGAGAGACAGATGAGCACTCAATAATTTTAGAATCTGCATATCTTGGTGAGCAAAAAGGTCCAGCACCTATGGAAGCCCTGTTGATGAGCTTAGGTGGATGCACAGGCATGGATGTTGTTGCAATTTTACGCAAGATGAGAGACGAGCCAAAGAAGTTTGAGATTGAAATTGAAGGTGAGACGGCTCAAGAGCATCCAAAAGTTTACACAAAGGTGCATCTAAAATACATATTCTGGGGAGTGGAATACGAGAAGGCAAAAAAAGCAGTGGAACTATCGCAAAATCGTTATTGCCCAGTTTCCGCAACACTAAAAAGAGGAGGAACCGAGGTAACTTATGAAATCATCATAAAAGATTAA
- the udp gene encoding uridine phosphorylase has product MHISSENPQDEYGVQYHIACKPGDVARYVLMPGDPARVDIISSYWDERKEMAYHREFKTHTGRYKGVRISATSTGIGSPSAIIALEELARIGADTFIRVGSTGAIQENIEIGDLIISTAAVRLEGTSKEYVRVEYPASANYEVLLALIEAAENEGINYHVGITASTDSFYLGQGRPGFRGYEQSFSQRILNDLRRANVLNFEMEAAAIFTVSNIYGLRAGSIAVVFANRIKGEFEVVSQESVAKVANEAVRILADWDEEKERKNKKYIYPSLVQR; this is encoded by the coding sequence ATGCATATTTCTTCTGAGAATCCACAGGATGAATATGGGGTGCAGTATCATATTGCATGCAAGCCAGGGGATGTAGCAAGGTATGTTCTTATGCCAGGAGACCCTGCGCGAGTGGATATAATTTCTTCCTATTGGGACGAGAGGAAAGAAATGGCTTACCACCGTGAATTTAAGACACATACAGGAAGATATAAAGGGGTGAGAATATCTGCAACTAGTACTGGTATAGGCTCCCCATCTGCCATAATTGCCTTGGAAGAACTCGCTAGGATTGGAGCGGATACATTTATTCGCGTTGGCTCAACGGGAGCAATACAAGAAAATATTGAAATTGGGGATTTAATTATAAGCACTGCTGCTGTACGCCTTGAAGGCACGAGTAAAGAATATGTGCGCGTGGAATACCCAGCATCTGCCAATTACGAAGTGCTTTTAGCATTGATTGAAGCGGCTGAGAATGAGGGTATCAATTACCATGTGGGTATAACAGCTAGCACAGATTCTTTCTATTTGGGCCAAGGAAGACCTGGATTTAGGGGATATGAGCAATCCTTCTCACAAAGAATTTTGAATGATTTGAGAAGAGCCAATGTACTTAATTTTGAGATGGAAGCGGCTGCAATTTTCACCGTTTCTAATATCTATGGGTTGAGAGCTGGAAGTATCGCAGTTGTATTCGCCAATCGCATCAAGGGGGAGTTTGAAGTTGTATCTCAAGAATCCGTAGCTAAGGTGGCAAATGAGGCAGTTAGAATACTTGCAGATTGGGATGAAGAAAAGGAGAGAAAAAATAAAAAATACATCTATCCTTCGCTGGTGCAAAGATGA